From one Paramormyrops kingsleyae isolate MSU_618 chromosome 1, PKINGS_0.4, whole genome shotgun sequence genomic stretch:
- the cep290 gene encoding centrosomal protein of 290 kDa isoform X4 → MLTEQLEQCTGDLEKNTMLIEELKKPFSKDGGLSSTIHQQKISELKTQLQAAEQRAQDAERAAELAESDAREKDGELSEALRSVRAYESGTDGLEVAVAEIKEYKNQIKIRDRDAEGMIKEINQLEMKISDLLDENEDLRGRLGLQPKEVDLTEFRRHSALKQRQYKAENQVLLKEIERLEEERLELKKQVRKLVKDKGLPGSSAVLIDDEDKPSRSMQMKTLVNKVPDSKHEEEMRLKIDHLQKELNVTEKQLEQKRAESSHLEAKLNDLWGENKQLEQGMKEILQAIQDTQKSTWPEGVAVTLPSLEQLVAAIEMKNSGGKFNASLHLKAQVDQLTGRNDELRRELRASREEAASALSQLGKAKEKVGRLEQELDGLRKSSGNTVVFKTLDLPGDMAPSSVSVINSLNEYAIHLLQELKDKEETLKRVDGALEEYRRKFAVTRHQQGLLYKEYLSEKETWQKEMHQLVEAKNKLEEQKEINGVKMKEFSHWLEVLKEDPTETKKQISEAARKMTVLRVNEKALTRKYTTLLEMEQHLRKENDKLKKDFLQMETMVTERIGYLERYKEMVEFNIAALQKALDDSVPASELERANRQYADLTVRYRDLLEKDNCLVQRTTNMEHLESENSSMREQIVMSNKELEITKEKLHTLEQAWDHITKLSGEGITDKAAKAVANSEIVSASKKITMLEMKELNERQRAEHAQRMYEQLRTSLRQAEERNAELEAKFAELTKRNLEAQRLEQELRDELASSVSRVVSDADRGRISELERAQADLKVEVSKLREVSDVAKMQVSTLEARQQCREKELESLRRQVLDYQSQSDEKALVAKLHQHIVALQVSEATAVTKLEAMVLKVQKLEAQKLRAEQRLDEKERALYYARQEARDRVQHLRHTVQSLRTQFSGALPLPQQEKFARTMMQLQEDKLKVMRESRQAEQDRKRVEERSQELEVQLRGLEDLIGTLKDAKGAEKVKEWHKRMEELRLQELRHTRELNSQKEEIKYLKSVISEQERAIGHLEEEAVRLNNLHEEQQLSWEQRELELERRLDLHEKQQNEIVETAQKFDEATGSLPDPSLPLAHQLDVALGKIKEHVRTILETQAACKSLDKKLKETEGTLWKAEQNILSRDKVINELRLRLPAVAEREKLMAELAQHDEDQENQLGLKVAQQTISNLQARLSQKEEVVKKYQNMLARARQEQEELTKRHEGEVRSLHQKLDLHVDSSLDRFRQTALELMRKPPIIAPTAKQLIRLAEAEQSAGEQDSSLSSLSERLKAVTAELENQRQVTAAKIREHTKEKDKLEEIHAAQVKQLQQEAEELHTRLSQMEREVQHLRTELEAQKEANVRSPTNTMKNLVERLKGQLALKEKQQKGLSKALLELRSEMTAHAEQQIIANAIQKEESLNVQQIVDKRTKDLKARIQELQEDLHSTKDNLRAVKNRESLLKEELENLNKEAQRSQKLQAKLQSERERRENEVEELRKQVKRLSNSLQNKAETEAKGPTVEELQKKVKRLEADVERRSGPELSERKGVRDDRSTKEEVVRWEEGKKWQNRMEAMRSKLREKEKEVEVLTKQLGTMKELYSKLDQEKAALQKKLRSHGVTVEQVVGARTLQAEQDLDELKRRNTELEQHILTIKQQQALPRDAAIEDLALKNRYLEEKLLSLEKQLSQEPASRPSTSGRGSGTPSQREHELQKENLKLSSENLELRFQLEQANRDLPRLKNQVTDLKEMCDILKKEKTDIERKPGSARGAGRSGKTIPELEKTIGLMKKVVERLQKENEGLKKNPGPMIQHRQTALEHENEKIKSENEKLRVQMEGILCSRSEPKTNEMEKILLENEHLLKELKKESEAAEKLRINKDNLEAANQQLLAQLEESRHKFSLAQSEEPALQEAGKRSCKSMVVTRMYEKKMKELESDVAQKNSRISDLEQLLQEASEKETAALRVISDLREQAELLKQLPDGARTNSGLQKEFQTLRLTNLQLEKGKAALLQELRAYREREGPSGSAAVPGDEGRDVAALLTALKKADVEKQQLQDEVKKIKKELENFDPAFFEELEDLKFNYSLEVKKNILLEEKVKQLSDQLGVEVSISTDGAIG, encoded by the exons ATGCTGACTGAGCAACTGGAGCAGTGTACAGGAgatctggaaaaaaacacaatgctaATCGAGGAACTTAAGAAGCCCTTCAGCAAAGATGGAG GGCTCTCTAGTACGATCCATCAGCAGAAGATCTCCGAGCTGAAGACCCAGCTGCAGGCTGCGGAACAGAGGGCTCAGGATGCAGAACGGGCTGCTGAGCTCGCCGAATCTGACGCCAGGGAGAAGGATGGGGAGCTGAGTGAGGCCCTCCGCTCTGTCAGGGCCTACGAATCT GGCACAGATGGGCTGGAGGTGGCAGTGGCCGAGATCAAAGAGTACAAGAACCAAATCAAAATAAGGGACCGAGACGCCGAGGGCATGATCAAGGAGATCAACCAGCTGGAGATGAAGATCAGCGATCTCCTGGATGAGAATGAGGATCTGCGGGGACGGCTGG GGCTGCAACCGAAGGAAGTCGACCTGACAGAATTCCGACGGCACAGTGCTTTAAAACAGAGGCAGTACAAAGCGGAAAACCAGGTTCTCCTGAAGGAG aTTGAAAGATTAGAGGAGGAGAGACTGGAGCTGAAAAAGCAGGTCAGGAAACTCGTTAAAGATAAAG GGCTGCCTGGCAGCAGTGCAGTGCTGATTGATGATGAAGATAAGCCCAGCAGAAGCATGCAGATGAAGACTTTAGTGAATAAGGTCCCGGATTCAAAACACGAGGAGGAGATGAGACTAAAG ATTGATCATCTCCAGAAGGAGCTGAATGTCACAGAGAAACAGCTGGAGCAGAAGAGGGCCGAATCGTCACATCTGGAAGCAAAGC TCAATGACCTATGGGGCGAAAATAAACAGCTTGAACAAGGAATGAAGGAGATTCTGCAGGCGATACAGGACACCCAGAAGAGCACATGGCCAGAGGGGGTGGCTGTGACCTTGCCAAGCCTCGAGCAGCTTGTGGCT GCCATCGAGATGAAGAACTCGGGGGGGAAATTCAATGCCAGCCTCCACCTGAAGGCCCAGGTGGACCAGCTGACTGGCCGGAATGATGAACTCAGACGGGAGCTTCGAGCCAGCAGAGAAGAAGCGGCCAGCGCCTTGAGTCAGCTGGGAAAGGCCAAAGAGAAG GTGGGTCGTTTGGAGCAGGAACTTGATGGCCTAAGGAAGTCCAGTGGAAACACCGTTGTTTTTAAGACTCTGGATCTTCCGGGGGACATGGCGCCATCTAGTGTTTCGGTCATCAACTCCCTGAACGAGTATGCCATccaccttctgcag GAGCTTAAAGACAAGGAGGAGACCTTGAAGCGAGTTGATGGGGCGCTGGAGGAGTACAGGAGGAAGTTTGCTGTGACTCGACACCAGCAGGGGTTACTCTACAAGGAGTACCTGAG CGAGAAGGAGACCTGGCAGAAGGAGATGCACCAGTTAGTGGAAGCCAAAAATAAACTAGAGGAGCAGAAGGAAATCAACGGTGTTAAAATGAAGGAGTTCAGT CACTGGCTAGAGGTCCTGAAGGAGGACCCGACAGAAACCAAGAAACAGATCTCCGAGGCGGCGCGTAAGATGACGGTCCTGCGCGTGAACGAGAAGGCCCTGACAAGGAAGTATACCACTCTGCTGGAGATGGAGCAGCACCTCAGGAAGGAGAACGACAAGCTGAAGAAGGACTTCCTCCAGATGGAGACCATGGTCACCGAGAGAATCGGCTACCTGGAGAGATACAAG GAAATGGTTGAATTTAATATAGCAGCCTTACAGAAAGCTCTGGATGACAGCGTGCCGGCATCTGAGTTAGAGCGGGCGAACAGGCAGTACGCGGACCTCACAGTCAGGTACAGAGATCTCCTGGAGAAGGACAACTGTCTTGTTCAGAGGACGACCAACATGGAACATTTAGAG AGTGAGAATTCGTCCATGCGTGAGCAAATTGTGATGTCAAACAAAGAGCTGGAGATAACCAAAGAGAAGCTTCACACGTTAGAGCAAGCCTGGGACCACATCACTAAACTAA GTGGTGAGGGCATCACAGACAAAGCAGCGAAAGCCGTCGCCAACAGCGAGATCGTGTCGGCCTCCAAGAAGATCACCATGCTGGAGATGAAGGAGCTGAACGAGCGTCAGAGGGCTGAGCACGCCCAGAGGATGTACGAGCAGCTGAGGACCTCTCTCAGGCAGGCGGAGGAGCGCAACGCTGAGCTAGAGGCCAAATTTGCTGAG CTGACGAAGCGGAACCTGGAAGCTCAGAGGTTGGAGCAGGAGCTTCGGGACGAGCTGGCTAGCAGCGTGAGCAGGGTGGTGAGCGACGCAGACCGCGGGCGCATCTCGGAGCTGGAGCGAGCCCAAGCAGACCTGAAAGTAGAGGTGTCAAA GTTAAGGGAAGTCTCAGATGTCGCTAAGATGCAAGTGTCCACGCTAGAGGCCAGGCAGCAGTGCAGGGAGAAGGAACTCGAGTCCCTCCGGAGGCAGGTGCTCGACTACCAG TCACAGTCTGATGAGAAGGCTTTGGTCGCCAAACTCCATCAGCACATCGTGGCTCTTCAGGTGAGCGAGGCCACGGCTGTCACCAAGCTGGAAGCCATGGTGCTGAAGGTCCAGAAGTTGGAGGCCCAGAAGCTGCGTGCCGAGCAGCGGCTGGACGAGAAGGAGCGGGCCTTGTACTACGCCCGGCAGGAGGCCCGCGACCGCGTGCAGCACCTACGCCACACCGTGCAGTCCCTGCGCACGCAGTTCTCCGGCGCCCTGCCGCTGCCCCAGCAGGAGAAGTTTGCACGGACCATGATGCAGCTACAGGAGGACAAGCTGAAGGTGATGAGGGAGTCTCGGCAGGCTGAGCAAGATAGGAAGAGGGTAGAGGAAAGGTCCCAGGAGCTGGAGGTGCAGCTCAGAGGCCTGGAGGATCTCATCGGCACCCTGAAGGATGCCAAGGGGGCCGAGAAG GTGAAGGAGTGGCACAAAAGGATGGAGGAGCTTAGACTTCAGGAGCTACGGCACACCAGGGAATTAAACTCCCAGAAGGAGGAGATCAAGTACTTGAAGAGCGTGATCAGTGAGCAGGAGCGCGCCATCGGCCATTTGGAGGAGGAGGCTGTCCGACTCAATAAC CTACATGAGGAGCAGCAGCTGTCTTGGGAACAGCGGGAGCTGGAGCTGGAACGGAGgctggaccttcatgagaagcaGCAGAACGAAATCGTCGAGACAGCCCAAAAG TTCGATGAGGCGACTGGATCATTGCCTGACCCCAGCCTGCCCCTCGCCCACCAGCTGGATGTTGCTCTGGGAAAAATCAAAGAGCATGTTCGCACGATCCTGGAAACGCAAGCGGCTTGTAAATCTCTGGATAAG AAACTGAAAGAGACAGAAGGAACCCTATGGAAGGCAGAGCAGAACATTCTTTCTCGGGACAAGGTCATCAACGAGCTGCGACTCCGCCTCCCCGCCGTGGCCGAGAGGGAGAAGCTGATGGCTGAACTGGCCCAGCACGATGAAGACCAGGAGAACCAGCTGGGCCTGAAGGTGGCCCAGCAAACCATCAGCAACCTGCAAGCCCGACTCAGCCAAAAGGAGGAGGTAGTGAAGAAGTACCAGAACATGCTGGCCAGAGCAAGACAG GAGCAGGAAGAGCTTACAAAGAGGCATGAGGGGGAGGTGAGGTCCCTGCATCAGAAGCTGGATCTTCACGTCGACTCGTCGCTGGACAGGTTCCGGCAGACCGCTCTG GAGCTGATGAGGAAACCCCCCATAATAGCTCCCACCGCAAAGCAGCTGATTCGGCTGGCTGAGGCCGAACAGTCCGCGGGGGAACAGGACTCTTCGCTGTCCTCTCTGTCTGAGCGGCTGAAAGCAGTCACTGCCGAGCTGGAGAACCAAAGACAGGTCACCGCTGCCAAAATAAGGGAACACACCAAAGAGAAGGACAA GCTGGAGGAGATCCACGCTGCCCAGGTtaagcagctgcagcaggaagcagaagagCTTCACACTCGATTGTCCCAGATGGAACGTGAAGTTCAGCATCTAAGAACAGAACTTGAGGCCCAGAAAGAGGCAAATGTCAGATCTCCTACAAACACCATGAAGAACTTGGTGGAGCGACTGAAAGGCCAGCTTGCACTTAAGGAGAAGCAACAGAAG GGTCTCAGCAAAGCTCTTTTAGAACTTCGGTCAGAAATGACAGCTCATGCAGAGCAACAGATAATAGCCAACGCCATTCAAAAGGAGGAGAGCCTCAACGTCCAGCAGATTGTGGACAAACGTACCAAGGATCTCAAG GCTCGTATCCAGGAGTTACAGGAAGATCTCCATTCCACTAAGGACAACCTGAGGGCCGTGAAGAACAGGGAAAGTTTGTTGAAAGAAGAGTTGGAGAACCTAAACAAGGAGGCGCAGCGAAGCCAGAAGCTTCAAGCCAAACTTCAGAGCGAGCGAGAACGGCGGGAGAATGAGGTCGAGGAGCTGAGGAAACAAGTGAAGAGGCTGAGCAACAGCCTGCAG AATAAAGCCGAGACTGAAGCAAAGGGACCAACGGTGGAGGAGCTTCAGAAGAAGGTCAAGCGGCTTGAGGCAGATGTGGAAAGGAGAAGCGGCCCAGAGCTGAGCGAGCGGAAGGGCGTCAGGGATGACAGG TCAACAAAGGAAGAAGTGGTGCGCTGGGAGGAGGGCAAGAAGTGGCAGAACAGAATGGAGGCCATGCGGAGCAAGCTgagggagaaggagaaggaggtggaggTGTTGACGAAGCAGCTGGGCACCATGAAGGAGCTCTACTCCAA GCTGGACCAAGAGAAGGCAGCTCTGCAGAAGAAGCTGAGGAGTCACGGTGTGACTGTGGAGCAAGTGGTCGGCGCCCGCACCTTGCAGGCTGAGCAGGACTTGGACGAGCTGAAGAGAAGGAACACGGAGCTGGAGCAGCACATCCTCACCATAAA gcagcagcaggcgctgCCTCGAGATGCAGCCATCGAGGACCTGGCTCTGAAGAACCGCTACTTGGAAGAGAAGCTGCTTTCCCTAGAGAAGCAGCTGTCGCAGGAGCCTGCATCCCGGCCGTCT ACATCCGGTCGAGGTTCTGGCACACCATCACAGAGGGAGCATGAGCTGCAGAAGGAGAATCTGAAGCTGTCTTCGGAAAACCTGGAGCTACGtttccagctggagcaggccAACAGGGACCTTCCAAGGCTGAAG AACCAGGTCACGGACCTCAAAGAGATGTGCGATATCCTCAAGAAAGAGAAGACGGACATCGAGAGGAAGCCTGGCAGTGCGCGTGGG GCTGGGCGGAGCGGGAAGACGATCCCTGAACTGGAGAAGACCATTGGGCTGATGAAGAAAGTGGTGGAGAGGCTACAGAAGGAGAACGAGGGCTTAAAGAAGAACCCGGGGCCCATGATTCAGCATCGCCAGACAGctcttgaacatgaaaatgagAAAATTAAG tCAGAAAACGAGAAGCTCAGGGTCCAGATGGAAGGTATTTTATGTTCAAGATCTGAACCAAAGACAAATGAAATGGAGAAAATTTTGTTGGAAAATGAGCATTTACTCAAGGAGCTGAAAAAG GAGAGTGAAGCTGCTGAAAAACTGAGAATAAACAAGGACAACTTAGAAGCTGCCAACCAGCAGCTGCTGGCCCAGCTAGAGGAGAGCAGGCATAAGTTTAGCCTGGCCCAGAGTGAGGAACCGGCGCTGCAGGAGGCCGGCAAGAGGAGCTGTAAATCCATGGTGGTCACAAG GATGTACGAGAAGAAAATGAAAGAACTGGAGAGCGACGTCGCTCAGAAGAACAGCAGGATCTCCGACCTTGAACAGCTGTTGCAAGAAGCCAGTGAGAAAGAGACGGCGGCTTTGCGTGTCATCAGTGATCTCAGGGAGCAG